One segment of Triticum aestivum cultivar Chinese Spring chromosome 2A, IWGSC CS RefSeq v2.1, whole genome shotgun sequence DNA contains the following:
- the LOC123186759 gene encoding 4-hydroxyphenylacetaldehyde oxime monooxygenase, whose translation MATSLLLSLPQQWQPFLLALIVSAVSLLLWTRRKGKGRLKLPPGPVKLPIVGNLHQLGSLPHRTLSDLARLHGPVMQLQLGTAPTVVLSSAEAAWEALKVHDLDCCTRPVSPGPTLLSYGLKDVAFAPYGAYWRHIRKLLVVELLSARRVKAAWYARQEQVDRLVAALLAAGKAKQPVVLDEHVLRLSDCITGTVAFGSVYASDKFASFQHALDEAMEVISCTSAEDFFPKAVGRLVDRISGSVARRERVFRQLDAFFEMVIEEHLDPKLANPAENENGGGGDLVDALIALWKEDPGFTRDHVKALIFNTFIASIDTSSVTILWAMSELIRKPCVLGKVQAEIRAVAGGNVNGRVLSEDVSRLTYLNMVVKETLRLHPPAPLQLPRETMRHIQIAGYDVPAKTRVYVNAWAIGRDLASWPDGPEEFNPDRFEGRDVDVKGEHPELMAFGMGRRICPGLSMAMATVEFTLANLLFCFDWALPEGIAADDVSMEEEGRVVFHRKTPLMLVLTAYVPPRPRPC comes from the exons ATGGCGACCTCGCTGCTCCTCTCCCTACCCCAACAATGGCAGCCCTTCCTCTTAGCACTCATCGTTTCTGCTGTCTCCCTCCTACTGTGGACAAGGAGGAAAGGGAAAGGGCGGCTGAAGCTGCCACCGGGCCCCGTGAAGCTGCCCATCGTGGGGAACCTGCACCAGCTAGGCTCGCTGCCGCACCGGACTCTGAGTGATCTGGCGCGGCTCCACGGGCCGGTGATGCAGCTGCAGCTCGGCACGGCGCCCACCGTGGTGCTGTCTTCAGCGGAGGCGGCATGGGAGGCGCTCAAGGTGCACGACCTGGACTGCTGCACGCGGCCCGTGTCCCCGGGGCCAACGCTCCTAAGCTACGGCCTCAAGGACGTGGCGTTCGCGCCCTACGGCGCCTACTGGCGCCACATCCGGAAGCTCCTCGTCGTCGAGCTCCTCAGCGCACGCCGCGTCAAGGCCGCATGGTACGCGCGCCAGGAGCAGGTGGACAGGCTGGTGGCCGCCCTGTTAGCCGCCGGGAAGGCGAAGCAGCCAGTGGTGCTGGACGAGCACGTCCTGCGCCTCTCCGACTGCATCACGGGCACGGTGGCGTTCGGCAGCGTCTACGCCAGCGACAAGTTTGCGAGCTTCCAGCACGCCCTCGACGAGGCCATGGAGGTGATCTCCTGCACCTCCGCGGAGGACTTCTTCCCCAAAGCCGTTGGCCGGCTCGTCGACCGCATCAGTGGCTCCGTGGCCCGCCGCGAGAGGGTCTTCAGGCAGCTCGACGCCTTCTTTGAAATGGTCATCGAGGAGCACCTGGACCCTAAGCTCGCCAACCCTGCTGAGAATGAGAATGGCGGTGGCGGCGACCTCGTCGACGCGCTCATCGCCCTCTGGAAGGAGGACCCTGGGTTCACCAGGGACCACGTCAAGGCCCTAATCTTT AACACGTTCATCGCCAGCATTGACACGAGCTCGGTGACCATCCTATGGGCAATGTCAGAGCTGATCCGGAAGCCATGTGTGCTCGGCAAGGTGCAGGCCGAGATCAGGGCCGTGGCGGGCGGCAACGTCAACGGGAGGGTGCTGTCAGAAGACGTGTCCAGGCTCACCTACCTCAACATGGTCGTGAAGGAGACCCTCCGGCTGCACCCGCCGGCGCCACTGCAGCTGCCGAGGGAGACGATGCGGCACATCCAGATTGCCGGGTATGACGTGCCGGCCAAGACGCGGGTCTACGTCAACGCGTGGGCCATCGGCAGGGACCTGGCGAGCTGGCCGGACGGCCCGGAGGAGTTCAACCCCGACAGGTTTGAGGGGAGGGACGTAGACGTCAAGGGCGAGCATCCCGAGCTGATGGCGTTCGGCATGGGGCGCCGGATATGCCCCGGCTTGTCCATGGCCATGGCCACTGTAGAGTTCACCCTGGccaacctgctcttctgcttcgaCTGGGCGCTCCCGGAGGGGATAGCGGCAGACGACGTGAGCATGGAGGAGGAAGGACGGGTCGTGTTCCACCGCAAGACGCCGCTCATGCTCGTGCTTACTGCTTACGTACCGCCACGGCCACGTCCTTGCTGA
- the LOC123186758 gene encoding uncharacterized protein, with protein MEEMVASAVVQEAVSGAVSFLFSSRGEKASQEELMERLEMAHMRLNLALERTRMMPITIMTLFCLKKKLKDVSKECGDLLSRARDRQQMVPSVRRKIMHTVLPSFIVPSQDVLSSSLVGRFERFVKEADRYVRDVESGCSLSHYRFLSSPIRHLLQGKGLSYDMVQGSKAFSLLVLTGYMEEYGRVAVLKFDYKDRKAPLKNCELTLILRIYESTNIVGITAKCLRSLGPQFKSLVEDATRELTQLPTQDVSYFDSVWWESMVKVTTDWNPDPFWCIANGVNKPCASNIISSELTGRFPQEVLFVRFTFSFSASEYCFRSSTDEARINAIKAWPPPQMKVYFAPHLSFGFHDGSSLRQKEEEIQTEAIDCFIRQPGMTEYNMVWTSVHGIVSFYVLKQIAKTRRAAKRRR; from the coding sequence ATGGAGGAAATGGTAGCATCAGCAGTTGTGCAGGAGGCTGTGAGCGGAGCTGTCTCCTTCCTGTTCAGCAGCCGCGGCGAAAAGGCGTCCCAGGAGGAACTCATGGAGAGGCTGGAGATGGCGCACATGAGACTGAATTTGGCGCTCGAGAGGACCAGGATGATGCCCATCACTATCATGACGTTGTTTTGCCTGAAGAAGAAGTTGAAGGATGTCTCCAAGGAGTGCGGTGATCTGCTCAGCAGGGCGAGGGATCGTCAGCAAATGGTACCCTCTGTACGCAGAAAGATTATGCATACTGTGCTGCCCTCTTTCATTGTCCCAAGTCAAGATGTGTTGAGCAGCTCTCTGGTTGGAAGATTTGAGCGGTTTGTCAAGGAAGCCGACAGGTATGTCAGGGACGTGGAGTCTGGATGTTCACTTTCTCACTACAGGTTTCTCAGCTCTCCCATCAGACATCTTCTTCAAGGCAAGGGTCTCTCCTACGACATGGTGCAAGGAAGCAAGGCTTTCTCACTTCTTGTATTGACGGGTTATATGGAAGAGTATGGCAGAGTCGCAGTGCTAAAGTTTGATTACAAAGATCGCAAGGCGCCACTTAAAAATTGTGAACTAACGCTGATTCTAAGAATATACGAAAGCACAAACATAGTTGGAATTACTGCCAAATGTTTGCGGTCACTTGGACCTCAATTCAAGTCTTTGGTTGAGGATGCAACTAGGGAACTCACCCAATTACCTACACAAGACGTTTCATATTTCGATTCAGTATGGTGGGAATCCATGGTTAAAGTGACTACAGATTGGAATCCAGACCCATTTTGGTGCATAGCTAATGGGGTCAACAAGCCTTGTGCTAGCAATATCATCTCATCGGAGTTAACAGGCAGATTTCCACAAGAAGTTCTGTTTGTCAGATTTACCTTCAGTTTTTCAGCTTCTGAGTACTGCTTTCGGAGCTCAACTGATGAAGCGCGTATAAACGCCATAAAGGCCTGGCCACCTCCACAGATGAAAGTTTACTTTGCACCTCATCTGTCGTTTGGATTCCACGACGGGAGTAGCTTACGCCAAAAGGAGGAGGAAATACAAACAGAGGCGATTGATTGTTTCATCCGTCAACCTGGTATGACGGAATACAATATGGTTTGGACCTCGGTGCATGGTATTGTATCCTTTTATGTATTGAAGCAGATCGCCAAAACTAGGAGGGCCGCAAAGAGAAGGCGGTAG